Proteins from one Desulfonema limicola genomic window:
- a CDS encoding UPF0175 family protein gives MMMQTYEVKIQIPQEVIINLHKSAKDVVEDIKQQAAIRYYKKRVLSLGKASELAGMNRLEFIDYLRFNDEVIFDCTEEELVEIRNDSLMLEKILE, from the coding sequence ATGATGATGCAGACATATGAAGTTAAAATACAGATTCCCCAAGAAGTCATAATCAATCTTCACAAGTCAGCAAAAGACGTTGTTGAAGATATTAAACAGCAGGCTGCAATCCGTTATTATAAAAAACGGGTTCTCTCATTAGGAAAAGCATCAGAACTGGCTGGAATGAATCGCCTTGAATTTATAGATTATTTGCGTTTTAACGATGAAGTGATTTTTGACTGTACAGAAGAAGAGCTTGTAGAAATCAGAAATGATTCCCTGATGCTGGAGAAAATTTTAGAATGA
- a CDS encoding DUF3368 domain-containing protein: MNKVRPVVEDMIQKGRWYSRGVIEKFLNDIGE; encoded by the coding sequence ATAAACAAGGTAAGACCTGTTGTTGAGGATATGATTCAGAAGGGACGATGGTATTCCAGAGGCGTTATTGAAAAGTTTCTGAATGATATTGGGGAATAA
- a CDS encoding type II toxin-antitoxin system RelE family toxin, with translation MNLLFGKQFSRDLDNICHDAKIKKRLMELIGSIKEAESLADLKNVRKIEGYSGYFRIRLGDYRLGIKIIGNQIELLRFLHRKDIYRIFP, from the coding sequence ATGAATTTGCTCTTTGGAAAACAGTTCAGCAGGGATTTGGACAATATCTGCCACGATGCCAAAATAAAGAAACGTCTTATGGAACTGATCGGAAGCATAAAGGAGGCCGAATCACTGGCTGATCTGAAAAATGTCAGAAAGATTGAGGGATATTCAGGTTATTTCCGTATCAGGCTTGGTGATTACAGGCTGGGCATCAAAATCATCGGAAATCAGATTGAACTGCTCCGGTTTCTTCACAGAAAAGATATTTACAGGATTTTTCCATAA
- a CDS encoding nucleotidyltransferase family protein: protein MNPYAEEIIQSLKTDKNFLSEKFGVVNIGMFGSCAAGNQNKDSDIDILVELKAPRFDWMAGLQIYLEKKFDRKVDLIRKSTRLKSGFIKRIEKEVFYA from the coding sequence ATGAATCCATATGCTGAGGAAATCATTCAATCGTTAAAAACTGACAAAAATTTTCTGTCTGAAAAATTCGGTGTGGTGAATATTGGAATGTTCGGTTCCTGTGCGGCAGGAAATCAGAATAAAGACAGTGATATTGATATCCTGGTTGAACTCAAAGCCCCCCGTTTTGACTGGATGGCCGGATTGCAGATTTATCTTGAAAAAAAATTTGACAGAAAGGTTGATCTGATACGGAAAAGCACCAGGCTGAAAAGCGGATTCATTAAACGCATTGAAAAGGAAGTCTTTTATGCCTGA
- the wecB gene encoding non-hydrolyzing UDP-N-acetylglucosamine 2-epimerase, with translation MKKISVIFGTRPEAIKLAPVILKLKQNPDFDCRVCVTAQHREMLDQVLEVFGIVPDTDMNLMQPNQTLGKLTSRAIEMLDKYMADEKPDIVLIQGDTTTVFCAALAAFYHQIPVGHVEAGLRTGNIYSPWPEEANRVIASRLCSLHFAPTETNRQNLLNEGISAKNIFITGNTVIDALFLALDKIKNNFVEIPGLSPAVYENRNGKPLVLITGHRRESFGAGFESVCHAISESARRFPETDFIYPVHLNPNVQEPVLRILKKTGLSNVHLINPLPYLPFVKLMNISTFILTDSGGIQEEAAALHKPVLIMRDTTERTEAVNAGTAKLVGTDYNLIVENAALLMNNPAELEIMSKGSNPFGDGRASERIVDICTRFFLNQEGSLK, from the coding sequence ATGAAAAAAATATCCGTCATATTCGGCACACGGCCGGAAGCAATCAAGCTGGCTCCGGTAATTTTAAAATTAAAGCAGAATCCTGATTTTGACTGCCGGGTCTGCGTTACAGCACAGCACAGGGAAATGCTGGATCAGGTTCTTGAAGTATTTGGTATTGTGCCTGATACGGATATGAATCTTATGCAGCCAAACCAGACATTAGGAAAACTGACTTCACGGGCAATAGAAATGCTGGATAAATATATGGCAGATGAAAAACCTGATATTGTTTTAATACAAGGAGATACCACAACGGTTTTTTGTGCTGCCCTTGCAGCTTTTTATCATCAGATTCCGGTTGGGCATGTGGAAGCAGGACTGCGTACAGGTAATATTTATTCTCCCTGGCCTGAGGAAGCCAACCGGGTCATTGCTTCCCGTCTTTGTTCACTTCATTTTGCGCCAACAGAAACAAACCGGCAAAATCTTCTTAATGAAGGAATCTCTGCTAAGAATATTTTTATTACAGGCAATACAGTTATTGATGCACTGTTTCTTGCTTTGGATAAGATAAAGAATAATTTTGTAGAAATTCCGGGCTTATCTCCTGCTGTTTATGAAAACCGGAATGGTAAACCTCTGGTTCTTATTACCGGACACCGCAGGGAGAGTTTTGGAGCCGGCTTTGAATCTGTCTGTCATGCTATTTCTGAATCTGCAAGGCGTTTTCCTGAAACTGATTTTATTTATCCGGTTCATCTTAATCCCAATGTTCAGGAACCTGTTTTGCGTATTTTAAAAAAAACAGGATTGTCAAATGTGCATTTGATAAATCCCCTGCCTTATCTGCCCTTTGTAAAGCTTATGAATATTTCAACTTTTATATTAACTGATTCAGGAGGCATTCAGGAAGAGGCTGCAGCCTTACACAAGCCTGTTTTGATAATGCGTGATACAACAGAGCGGACTGAAGCAGTTAATGCCGGGACAGCAAAACTTGTGGGGACAGATTATAATCTGATTGTAGAAAATGCAGCATTATTAATGAACAATCCTGCTGAACTGGAAATCATGTCAAAAGGAAGCAATCCCTTTGGAGACGGCAGGGCTTCTGAAAGAATTGTTGATATTTGCACCCGTTTTTTTCTCAATCAGGAAGGCAGCCTGAAATGA
- a CDS encoding oligosaccharide flippase family protein — translation MNVKSAVMYILPPFFRQYAARIESSPLGYRLAKGAFWSLSGALISRGLGLLASILVARILGKTGFGELGIIQSTVGMFGVFAGFGMGLTATKHVAEFRYKNPEKAGRIIILSALLTVIFSGIMALLLFFLHLGWRFIL, via the coding sequence ATGAATGTTAAAAGTGCTGTAATGTATATTCTGCCACCGTTTTTCAGGCAATATGCTGCACGGATTGAATCTTCGCCGCTGGGGTATCGTCTTGCAAAAGGAGCTTTCTGGTCTTTGAGCGGGGCATTGATTTCACGGGGGCTGGGGCTGCTTGCTTCGATTCTGGTGGCGAGGATATTGGGGAAAACCGGATTTGGAGAACTCGGGATTATTCAGAGTACGGTCGGCATGTTCGGCGTGTTTGCCGGATTTGGAATGGGACTTACTGCAACCAAACATGTGGCAGAATTCAGATATAAAAATCCAGAAAAAGCTGGACGAATTATAATATTGTCAGCATTACTTACTGTTATTTTCAGTGGTATAATGGCTCTATTATTATTTTTTCTGCACCTTGGTTGGCGCTTCATACTTTAG